A portion of the Candida dubliniensis CD36 chromosome R, complete sequence genome contains these proteins:
- a CDS encoding conserved hypothetical protein (spliced gene) — MRLTDESKAFHFGVYSIVFQIPYGKVTSYGHIAYLLNKPENPRQVGSSLKHCSFIISQLNESLDPSNPDWLDVNELPWWRVVSSSGKISPREANGQYVHKDKLLEENVAVSQGHMIDMDEYGWFPEDISY, encoded by the exons ATGAGATTGACAGATGAAAGCAAGGCGTTTCATTTTGGAGTATATTCTATAGTGTTTCAAATACCTTATGGAAAAGTTACAAGCTATG GTCACATTGCTTATCTTTTGAACAAGCCTGAGAACCCAAGACAAGTTGGTTCATCTCTAAAGCATTGTTCATTTATAATTTCTCAGTTGAATGAGAGCCTCGATCCCAGTAATCCGGATTGGTTAGATGTCAACGAATTGCCCTGGTGGAGAGTGGTTCTGAGCAGTGGGAAAATCTCGCCACGCGAAGCCAATGGGCAGTATGTGCATAAGGATAAACTACTAGAAGAGAATGTTGCTGTTCTGCAAGGGCATATGATTGACATGGATGAGTATGGTTGGTTTCCAGAAGATATAAGTTACTGA
- a CDS encoding mRNA maturatfactor, fungal-specific, putative (Similar to S. cerevisiae MSS51): MISTHHFIIPRLAKPSICTKRQLSFFWKMLAMDDSKNKVKEHQLYTWDESPYEDIRERAAMIRAQALCPVTSKPVNFVCPYSGIPTHHSKEAWEQDKEYHESKVYEKLKKVNLYEHDLRSGRKFAEFAFPKKQERDFLVNISNWDSFFYTRDFPPMNDEFNLAAATKVLTYPITIASILHKFSPLQLEPKGPLTLEGAKSLGALRYTLYPPQLGKSSTNATSTNSDDNAGEIAFKERPMRIFLIGPRMEGMLPGYIWKQFGYLFPNTEFEIHLIGPEAYYDKKLQKFTPVSDSNGRPLVQRFDEQITLHYHSKFFNELYDMGDLFPFDPYLDVFFCFHPNFQSADQIHWDKSLKGLLESKCPVFISGYHEHELSKDIEWLKNHELYPEMDIILNGTPNNFACTKYDIRVTDPTNPLNLNSRLFGFRGKRYHAIQT, encoded by the coding sequence ATGATTTCCACTCACCATTTCATAATACCTAGGTTGGCTAAACCATCAATATGCACCAAAAGACAGCTTTCGTTTTTCTGGAAAATGTTGGCCATGGACGATTCAAAGAATAAAGTGAAAGAGCATCAATTGTATACATGGGATGAATCTCCATATGAAGATATCCGTGAGCGTGCGGCAATGATTAGAGCCCAAGCTTTATGTCCTGTTACCTCAAAACCAGTCAACTTTGTTTGTCCATATTCAGGCATTCCAACACATCATTCCAAAGAAGCATGGGAACAAGACAAAGAGTACCATGAGTCAAAAGtatatgaaaaattgaaaaaagttAACCTTTACGAGCATGACTTGAGATCAGGGAGAAAGTTTGCTGAATTTGCTTTCCCTaagaaacaagaaagagACTTTTTGGTCAATATCAGTAACTGGGACTCATTTTTCTACACAAGAGATTTCCCACCAATGAATgatgaattcaatttagcGGCAGCAACTAAAGTTTTGACATATCCTATTACTATTGCGTCGATTTTACATAAATTTTCGCCCTTACAATTGGAGCCAAAGGGACCATTGACATTAGAAGGGGCCAAATCTTTGGGTGCATTGAGATACACATTGTATCCTCCACAACTCGGaaaatcatcaactaaTGCCACCTCAACAAACTCAGACGACAATGCCGGTGAAATTGCATTTAAAGAAAGACCAATGAGAATTTTCTTGATAGGCCCAAGAATGGAAGGGATGTTACCAGGTTACATATGGAAACAATTTGGATATTTATTCCCCAACACCGAGTTTGAAATTCACTTGATTGGTCCAGAAGCTTATTATGATAAAAAGTTGCAAAAGTTTACGCCTGTCAGTGATTCAAACGGGAGACCGTTAGTACAAAGATTTGACGAACAAATAACATTGCATTACCActctaaattttttaatgaGTTGTATGACATGGGCGACCTTTTCCCATTTGATCCATATTTGGACGTATTCTTCTGTTTCCATCCTAATTTCCAATCTGCTGATCAAATACATTGGGATAAATCGTTGAAAGGATTGTTGGAATCAAAATGCCCCGTTTTCATCAGTGGCTACCATGAACATGAATTATCGAAAGACATTGAATGGTTGAAGAATCATGAATTGTACCCAGAAATGGATATAATCTTGAATGGTACTCCAAACAACTTCGCTTGTACAAAATACGACATAAGAGTGACTGACCCTACTAATCCTTTGAATTTGAACAGTAGACTTTTTGGTTTCAGAGGTAAAAGGTATCATGCTATTCAAACATAA
- a CDS encoding ER quality-control lectin, putative (Similar to S. cerevisiae YOS9), whose protein sequence is MNWISFAYLCFIVKSISGDLISQPLKNKVVFIDTTIANEIARSYLGSDSGNSTQDDYEILSIENGVNEGNITSYLCQLPRSKELKLPNHTPTMSTHELKSRAIDLISESFGEDNSCLYSFNLHANYWTIGYCHGANVIQFHENLDDFISGVHKPHSPDHVYTLGKFSHQTSPSEFEFDSHERTISQRLLGEICDLTGEPRTIDTVYRCDHKLEIAELTEIRTCQYELHINVPKLCSLQEFRRTNLEEGVLEILCTKIE, encoded by the coding sequence ATGAATTGGATTTCATTTGCTTATCTATGTTTTATTGTCAAAAGCATATCTGGTGATTTAATATCACAACCACTTAAGAACAAGGTGGTGTTTATAGATACCACTATAGCAAATGAGATAGCCCGAAGCTATTTGGGGTCAGATAGTGGAAATTCTACACAAGATGATTATGAAATATtgtcaattgaaaatggcGTCAATGAGGGGAACATCACATCCTATTTATGTCAGTTACCAAGATCCAAGGAATTGAAACTTCCAAACCACACGCCTACCATGTCAACAcatgaattgaaatcacGAGCTATTGACTTGATATCGGAATCCTTTGGGGAAGACAACAGttgtttatattctttcaatttacaTGCAAACTACTGGACTATAGGCTATTGCCACGGGGCCAATGTTATCCAATTCCACGAGAATTTAGATGATTTTATAAGTGGAGTTCACAAGCCCCATTCTCCAGATCATGTATATACGTTAGGTAAATTTCTGCACCAGACACTGCCATCAGAATTTGAGTTTGATTCCCATGAACGCACAATAAGTCAAAGATTACTAGGAGAAATTTGTGACTTGACAGGTGAACCACGTACCATTGATACGGTTTACAGATGTGACCATAAGCTTGAGATTGCCGAATTAACTGAGATAAGAACATGTCAATATGAGTTGCATATTAACGTTCCCAAATTGTGTCTGTTGCAGGAGTTTAGAAGGACTAATCTTGAAGAGGGTGTCTTGGAAATACTTTGTACGAAAATTGAATAA
- a CDS encoding U2 snRNP protein, putative (Similar to S. cerevisiae CUS1), which translates to MAPKRSKNQIRREKLKQRKLEKQEVETNEGVNSKKPEVEQQHTTINVQIDDDPLFEQFQSVLNKFNNPQQIEDSKQENAKDSKDLVYQNIDSSDNESSGEDISDEETQLTTQQQQQLSKRQLRIQNKIPLAKLRSSVKFPQVVEWYDADSKDPYLLIAMKSQPNIIPIPSHWSSKRDYLSSRRGIEKLPYQLPKYIQATGISEMRSVGRDSRTLRQQQREKIQPKMGRLDMDYEKLYEAFYKFQTKPRVLPYGELFEEGKHSNDELVTKAAKIKPGIISLEMRSALGMPPNDVSIPPAWVTIMRDIGKPPSYKELLIPGLDIKYSNMGYKDKNSSSRREKLKHWGTLNTAIESSDEDEDEDEEDSVVVSDSTEANNRIDPGQQPSKKQDEPKEPSLNEILAGLSSANDNSKEEKKLYKIIKEKKIKDDDSLTGYTYDFNNDSVNDYTSNEDSKTPEEKEQTEETEEFKF; encoded by the coding sequence ATGGCACCAAAAAGATCAAAGAACCAGATACGaagagaaaaattgaaacaaagaaaattggaaaaacaaGAGGTGGAAACTAATGAAGGCGTCAATCTGAAAAAACCGGAAGTAGAGCAGCAACATACCACAATCAATGTACAAATAGATGATGATCCATTATTCGAACAATTTCAATCtgtattaaacaaattcaacaatccccaacaaattgaagattCCAAACAGGAGAATGCCAAAGATTCTAAAGATTTGGTTTATCAGAACATAGACTCATCAGATAACGAACTGAGTGGAGAAGATATTAGTGATGAAGAAACGCAACTAACGActcagcaacaacagcaactcTCGAAGCGTCAGCTACGTATTCAGAACAAGATTCCATTAGCAAAATTGAGATCATCAGTGAAGTTCCCACAAGTAGTGGAATGGTACGATGCTGATTCCAAAGACCCGTATTTACTAATTGCAATGAAGTCACAACCAAATATAATACCTATTCCATCGCATTGGAGTTCGAAAAGGGATTACTTGTCATCACGCAGAGGGATAGAAAAATTGCCATATCAATTACCGAAATACATTCAAGCAACAGGAATCTCAGAGATGAGATCTGTAGGACGTGATTCTAGGACATTGcgtcaacaacaaagggAAAAAATTCAACCCAAAATGGGTAGGCTAGATATGGATTATGAAAAGTTGTATGAAGCTTTTTATAAATTCCAAACGAAACCAAGAGTTCTTCCCTATGGTGAGTTATTTGAGGAAGGTAAACATTCAAACGATGAACTTGTTACTAAAGCTGCCAAAATTAAACCTGGTATTATTTCTTTGGAGATGCGACTGGCGTTAGGTATGCCTCCGAATGATGTGAGTATCCCTCCGGCCTGGGTCACAATCATGAGAGATATAGGGAAGCCCCCGTCTTATAAGGAGTTACTTATACCTGGATTAGATATTAAATATAGTAACATGGGATACAAGGATAAAAATAGCAGTTCTAGGCGagagaaattgaaacacTGGGGAACACTAAATACTGCTATTGAGTCATCAGATGAGGACGAGGATGAGGATGAGGAAGATAGTGTTGTTGTACTGGATTCGACGGAAGCAAATAATAGAATTGATCCAGGACAACAGCCAAGTAAGAAACAGGATGAACCTAAAGAGCCATCATTAAATGAAATCCTTGCTGGATTATCGAGTGCCAATGATAATTCTAAAGAAGAGAAGAAGTTGTATAAAATTATcaaggaaaagaaaataaaagatgatgattcatTGACCGGATATACATACGACTTCAACAATGATAGTGTCAACGACTATACATCAAATGAGGATTCCAAAACCCCCgaagaaaaagaacaaacTGAAGAAACtgaagaatttaaattctAA
- a CDS encoding transcription factor with zinc cluster DNA-binding motif, putative — MSTDITTNKERNSEFSKQWRQLRACTRCRRLKMKCSFEDPSFKSCGRCFRGGYECSFNEDPSIQPSRRKKRKIQIDENNHVSVADQLLSISENSLKLLLENLNDLPEDSTQHIISNYELILEKLKEKSEKDTGADISGELPFIPYSKNLAKELIYRYNCFTIAEVKTRLEFFLNEILPFYPTIPLSRKLKDFDYMLEKFPLLLIACISVTVLNDNNLGTTPISKDNLKLCNLLSYYLYSFIANEVYVKCEHFNIQLIYVCLISSSWCLPPIKLGHFRNQLNSLTASNIALCMGLNELPKNYSTTHLDEESDLRNNLRALLSVYCSCGSLELSVRRFKVVTWTQNHETSISLLLKTSTNNQLPTLEDRYICYFAKLVSTGQEILDFLHQLDITKNRLNMSLFNIKHVLSNYEQKLSQILDQSGFTSTKQALVLQIQYFHLLVVIYDNLISGVFNHPDQLTQDYTLKMPSSNERELCLQMIIKLIILCENLVDEFVKLNEQIINFPSVLYYRPMHALILLVRLRLILKSQNFDDIEIDVESYFSKVSKVINDNLRKNSLVCSKMKVVLNKIEKWLNLSQKFSKLDSVEKDGPINFDVVKIITQNKDKEIENLDVPKSSHRESPIRGQTTTESHDSTPSSSIDNPFANSNEFNDIINLEQIFQGIDSDISHYLNPLESNFDLVTDFNRF; from the coding sequence ATGTCTACTGatataacaacaaacaagGAAAGGAACAGTGAATTTTCAAAGCAATGGCGTCAATTGAGGGCCTGTACAAGATGCAGGagattgaaaatgaaatgtTCGTTTGAAGATCCAAGTTTCAAGTCTTGTGGTAGATGTTTTAGAGGCGGATACGAGTGTTCATTTAATGAAGATCCGTCAATACAACCTTCacgaagaaaaaaaagaaagatccAAATAGATGAAAATAATCATGTTTCAGTTGCTGACCAGTTGCTACTGATATCCGAAAACtctttgaaattattactCGAAAATTTGAATGACTTGCCTGAAGATTCGACTCAGCATATTATATCCAATTATGAACTAATATTGGAAAaactaaaagaaaaactggAAAAGGATACTGGTGCTGATATATCTGGTGAACTTCCTTTTATCCCATACAGTAAAAACTTAGCCAAGGAGTTGATTTATCGGTATAATTGTTTTACTATTGCTGAAGTGAAAACAAGACTtgagttttttttgaatgaaatACTACCCTTTTATCCTACAATTCCATTATCTCgaaaattaaaagattttGATTATATGCTTGAGAAATTCccattattgttgatagCATGTATTTCTGTTACTGTGttgaatgataataatcTCGGGACAACACCAATACTGAAAGACAACTTGAAACTATGTAATCTATTGAgttattatctttattcCTTTATTGCTAACGAAGTATATGTGAAGTGTGAACACTTCAACATTCAGTTAATATATGTATGTTTGATTCTGTCTTCGTGGTGTCTTCCGCCCATCAAATTAGGACATTTTCGAAATCAATTGAACTCATTGACTGCGTCGAATATCGCATTATGTATGGGATTAAATGAGCTTCCGAAAAACTATTCAACAACTCATTTAGACGAAGAATCCGATTTGAGAAACAATTTGCGAGCATTGCTAAGTGTTTATTGTAGTTGTGGATCTTTAGAGTTGTCGGTGAGAAGATTTAAAGTTGTGACATGGACTCAAAATCATGAAACTTCCATAAGTCTATTATTAAAAACTTCTACTAATAACCAGTTACCAACTTTAGAAGACAGGtatatttgttattttgcAAAATTAGTCTCTACTGGTCAGGAAATACTAGATTTTTTGCATCAGCTTGACATCACGAAGAATAGATTAAATATGtcattatttaatatcaaACATGTCCTCAGCAACTATGAACAGAAGCTATCGCAAATATTAGATCAGAGTGGGTTTACATCGACTAAACAAGCATTGGTCTtacaaattcaatattttcatttattggtggtgataTATGACAATTTAATAAGTGGAGTGTTTAATCACCCCGATCAACTTACACAGGATTATACATTGAAAATGCCGAGTTCAAATGAAAGGGAATTGTGCTTGCAAATGATCATCAAATTAATCATATTATGCGAAAATCTCgttgatgaatttgtaAAACTAAATGagcaaataatcaattttccTTCAGTCTTGTACTACCGCCCCATGCATGCCTTAATCTTGCTAGTAAGATTGAGACTAATTTTGAAATCCCAAAACTTTGACGATATCGAAATAGATGTGGAATCATATTTTAGCAAAGTTTCTAAAGTTatcaatgataatttaaGGAAGAACTCTTTGGTTTGTTCGAAAATGAAAGTTGTACTAAAcaagattgaaaaatggtTAAATTTATCACAAAAGTTTAGCAAATTGGATAGCGTGGAGAAAGATGGCCCAATAAATTTTGATGTTGTAAAGATAATAACTCAAAATAAAGACAAAGAAATCGAGAATTTGGATGTACCCAAATCATCACACAGGGAGTCCCCCATAAGGGGACAAACCACTACAGAATCACATGATCTGACACCTTCGagttcaattgataatccaTTTGCTAATAGCAATGAGTTCAATGATATAATTAACTTAGAACAGATTTTTCAAGGTATAGATTCGGACATTCTGCATTATTTAAATCCATTGGAGtctaattttgatttagttACTGATTTTAATAGATTTTAA
- the INO1 gene encoding inositol-3-phosphate synthase, putative, whose amino-acid sequence MSTPIEFKSSKSVTKDDHLYTKFTYENSVVEKDANGKFVVTPAASDYEFKVDLKVPKVGLLLVGIGGNNGTTLLGATLANKHNISFENKEGVVKPNYYGSVTQASTVKIGVDKETGEDVYVPFNSIIPMVNPNDLVIDGWDISGLPLDQAMKRAKVLDVTLQKQLYPYLENKKPLESIYYPDFIALNQSERANNVFNQANGEVKTDNKWADVEKIRKDIRDFKAKNELDKVIVLWTANTERYADVLPNVNDTADNLIKSIKESHEEIAPSTVFAVASILEKVPYINGSPQNTFVPGVIELAEKYDSFIGGDDFKSGQTKIKSVLAQFLVDAGIKPLSIASYNHLGNNDGYNLSSPKQFRSKEISKQSVVDDIIESNELLYNKESGDKVDHCIVIKYLPAVGDSKVAMDEYYSELMLGGHNKISIHNVCEDSLLATPLIIDLVVATEFATRVQVKGPGKSDYDELYPVASLLSYWLKAPLARPGFKPINGLNKQRQQLVNLLSVLVGLPIDNELRFERILK is encoded by the coding sequence ATGTCCACACCAATCGAATTTAAATCGTCTAAATCTGTTACCAAAGACGACCATTTATACACCAAATTCACTTACGAAAACtctgttgttgaaaaagatgCTAATGGTAAATTTGTTGTTACACCTGCAGCAAGCGACTATGAATTTAAAGTTGATTTAAAAGTCCCAAAGGTtggtttattgttggtTGGTATTGGTGGTAATAATGGTACAACATTGTTAGGTGCTACATTGGCAAACAAACACAACAtttcttttgaaaataaagaagGTGTTGTAAAACCAAATTATTACGGTTCTGTCACCCAAGCATCTACAGTCAAAATTGGTGTTGACAAAGAAACTGGCGAAGATGTTTATGTTCCATTCAACTCCATTATCCCAATGGTTAACCCAAATGACTTGGTTATCGATGGTTGGGATATCAGCGGATTGCCATTGGACCAAGCAATGAAGAGAGCTAAGGTCTTGGATGTCACTTTGCAAAAGCAATTGTATCCATACttggaaaacaaaaaacctTTGGAATCAATCTATTACCCTGACTTTATTGCGTTGAACCAAAGCGAACGTGCCAACAATGTTTTCAATCAAGCCAATGGTGAAGTCAAAACCGATAACAAATGGGCCgatgttgaaaaaatcagaaAAGATATTAGAGATTTCAAAGCCAAAAATGAGTTAGATAAAGTTATTGTTTTATGGACTGCTAATACCGAAAGATATGCTGATGTCTTGCCAAATGTCAATGATACTGCTGACAACTTGATCAAGAGCATTAAGGAATCACACGAAGAGATTGCTCCAAGTACCGTCTTTGCTGTTGCCTCTATTTTGGAAAAAGTTCCATATATTAATGGTTCACCACAAAACACATTTGTTCCTGGTGTTATTGAATTGGCTGAAAAATACGACTCATTCATCGGTGGTGATGATTTCAAGTCGGgtcaaacaaaaatcaaatctgTGTTGGCACAATTTTTGGTCGATGCCGGTATCAAACCACTTTCAATTGCTTCTTATAATCATTTGGGTAACAATGATGGATACAACTTATCGTCACCTAAACAATTCAGATCCAAGGAAATCTCCAAGCAGTCCGTTGTTGATGacattattgaatcaaatgaaCTCTTGTACAACAAGGAGTCTGGTGACAAAGTTGACCACTGTATTGTTATTAAATACTTGCCAGCTGTCGGCGACTCCAAAGTTGCCATGGATGAATATTACTCAGAATTAATGTTGGGTGGTCACAACAAAATAAGTATTCACAATGTTTGTGAAGATTCATTGCTTGCTACACCATTGATTATTGACTTGGTGGTGGCTACTGAATTTGCAACCAGAGTTCAAGTCAAGGGTCCAGGTAAATCAGATTACGACGAATTGTATCCTGTTGCTAGTTTATTGTCTTACTGGCTCAAGGCTCCATTAGCAAGACCAGGATTCAAGCCTATCAATGGGTTAAACAAACAACGTCAACAATTAGTCAACTTGCTTTCAGTATTGGTTGGCTTGCCAATTGATAACGAATTAAGGTTTGAAAGAATCcttaaataa